Part of the Halococcus sediminicola genome, ATCGAGATCAATTAGATGTGTATGACATTTCAATAGCCGATTTCAGACACTAGTTGCCGCTCTCGCCACCATGAGATTTCCTCTCTCAGGGGTCGGCTAGCTGAATTCGTCATGTGAAGTTATCTGGAAAATTTAAGTTCTCTTTCACCTGAAGAACTCGGTCGAGAAACATCGGCCGAATGAGGAGTGGGCGGCGATCCACTTGCTGATCGCCACCACGAAACAGCGTATCCGCCTCCTCGCGTGGCAGCTGGACCAACTCTCGTCACTGAAGACCGCAACGTATCTGCGGACGTGGCTTCAGTCAGTCGACGGCAACGGCGAGTTCTCCTACGGCCGGCAGCCGGGCGGTGGCGAACCCGACCCCGACACGGTTATCGAGATGATGCACAACGAGATCAATTGAAACCTTCACCTGCTGTCCTCGATCCAGTCAATGTACGAATGATCACGCACACGGCCCCACTCCCGAACTGGTAGCAAGCTGTCGACTCATATCCTAGACTAGACGTCAAAGTGTTGTAGATGTCGACCTCCTCGGAACGAACAGCTGACGTATTGTGGCCAGTGATGCAGGAACGTGCCGGGTGTAGGACTATACTGCTGCCCTCAAGACGTGGAGTATGGCTACTCTAACCGATCCGATTGTTTTGACGATGGTTCTGTATTTTTTCGGTACGGTTCTCGTCGCGTGGTGGTTCGGACGCGGAGCGGGGAGTGGCTACGTGAGCTTTACGTTGGCCGGTAAGAACCTCGATTTGCTTCCGTTCACCATGACTTATTTTGCGACGTTCGTCGGTGGTGGTCTCACGATGGGCATCGCCCAGACGGCCTTTATCGAAGGCATCAGCGCCCAATGGTACGCAATGACACAAGGACTCGCATGGATCACGATGTCACTATTCATCGGTTTTCTTTACTCGTTCGATGTCGTCAGTACGCCGGACCTGCTGGGGCGGGTCTTCGGCGACTTTACCAAGTATTTCGCGGCAGTGTTCACGCTGATTGGACAGGTGTCGCTCACGGCAGCCCAGACTATCGGGATGGCGACCATCATCACGACAGTCACCGACATCTCGTTGCAGGTCGGGTTTTGGATCAGCGCGGTGGTATTCATCGGTATCACGGTTTGGGGCGGGATGAACTCCGTTGCATGGGCCGATACGTTCCACGGCATCGTCATCATCGTCGGGATGGTCATTGCGATTCCGGTAGCCCTCGACAACGCCGGAGGTTTCGGTACCGTTGCCACACAGCTTCCCACTTCACACACCAACTGGTTCGGCGTCGGTCTCGTCCAGATCGCCAGTTGGTACCTGCTCTACATCACCGTTGCCGGTGCACAACAGCATCTCCTCCAACGGGCGTGGGCGGCGAAAAACGTCCGTGTCGCCAAATACGGGATATTCCTCTCGGGAGCCGTCATCACCGGCTACGGAATACTGACTGCGACTGCGGGTCTCATTGCAAACGCGCAGGGTGCGACCATCGATTCCTCGCTGGCGTTCGCGTGGACTCTCCAGAACACATTGCCACCCGTTCTCGCCGGGTTGTTGCTCGCAGCAGCCGTTGGCGGCGTCATGAGCGGTGCGGATTCGTTCCTCCTCGCGGGTGCAACGACGTTCGTCAACGACCTCTACATCCCGCTCCGGGGTGGGGCTGAGAACCTCTCTGAGACCCACCTCGTCCGAATGACCCGCGGTGCGATATTGGTCTTCGGTATCGGGGCCGCGCTGGTCGCATTGAGCGGTATCCGCATTGTCGCGGTCGAGAACATCGGACTGGGAATCATGTCGGTGCTGTTCGCCGGCATTCTTGCGATGCTCTGGAAGGGAACGAAACGTGAGGCGGGTCTTCCCGGGTTCATCGT contains:
- a CDS encoding sodium:solute symporter family protein, with the translated sequence MVLYFFGTVLVAWWFGRGAGSGYVSFTLAGKNLDLLPFTMTYFATFVGGGLTMGIAQTAFIEGISAQWYAMTQGLAWITMSLFIGFLYSFDVVSTPDLLGRVFGDFTKYFAAVFTLIGQVSLTAAQTIGMATIITTVTDISLQVGFWISAVVFIGITVWGGMNSVAWADTFHGIVIIVGMVIAIPVALDNAGGFGTVATQLPTSHTNWFGVGLVQIASWYLLYITVAGAQQHLLQRAWAAKNVRVAKYGIFLSGAVITGYGILTATAGLIANAQGATIDSSLAFAWTLQNTLPPVLAGLLLAAAVGGVMSGADSFLLAGATTFVNDLYIPLRGGAENLSETHLVRMTRGAILVFGIGAALVALSGIRIVAVENIGLGIMSVLFAGILAMLWKGTKREAGLPGFIVGGAVFVLWNFVLGEPALFGEGPLESAVPATVSALITILGVSYALPDGETFTLAEIRTAATRDMERFTGGDVTVADGGVETDPDE